The Thermomicrobiales bacterium genome has a segment encoding these proteins:
- a CDS encoding replication protein, which produces MPRLKSTSSTFRFAGVTSPNTTQVPDQYLDELLPILSGGELKVLLYITRRTFGFKKASDNISLSQMLNGIRTQDGRQLDSGVGLTKKTLLQAIRSLETQNIIVTERRRSKDRETNRPATG; this is translated from the coding sequence ATGCCTCGCCTGAAGTCCACCAGCTCCACCTTTCGATTTGCTGGCGTCACTTCACCCAACACCACCCAGGTGCCAGATCAATACCTCGACGAACTGCTGCCGATTCTCTCCGGAGGGGAACTGAAGGTGCTGCTGTATATCACGCGGCGGACGTTCGGCTTCAAGAAGGCCAGTGACAACATCTCGCTGTCTCAGATGTTGAACGGCATTCGCACCCAGGACGGCCGTCAGCTGGACTCCGGCGTTGGTCTGACCAAGAAGACGCTGTTGCAAGCCATCCGCAGTCTTGAAACCCAAAACATCATCGTCACCGAGCGACGTCGTAGTAAAGATCGGGAGACGAACCGACCAGCTACCGGCTGA